One window of Oncorhynchus masou masou isolate Uvic2021 chromosome 28, UVic_Omas_1.1, whole genome shotgun sequence genomic DNA carries:
- the ackr4b gene encoding atypical chemokine receptor 4b codes for MEMDEEDYNYDFGNSSSNDSDDYDDYHSVCDKAEVRSFGRLFLPVVYGLALVVGVAGNALVVVVYASPRRLRTLTDVCILNLAVADLLLLFTLPFWAADAVHGWQINVAACKLTSFLYTTNFSCGMLLLACISVDRYRALAHNSGGRAGSGPRARRQWILVCVFVWTTAICLGLPDMVFFTVKNTSHRLACTAIYPSSMARPAKAALELLEVLLSFLLPFLVMVVCYCLVGRALVRVGAGVRREKRRRALRVLLAVVGVFLFTQLPYNLVKLWRTLDVIYGLVTDCDLSKGLDQALQVTESLALTHCCINPMLYTFIGSSFRGYVLRVAKSLGQCLGGRMRGGRHGNEEPAVEISLNTHNSGGHTHSHSVSEDEDTSTFTI; via the coding sequence atggAGATGGATGAAGAGGACTACAACTACGACTTTGGGAACTCCAGCTCCAACGACAGTGACGACTATGACGACTACCACTCGGTGTGCGACAAAGCCGAGGTGCGTTCCTTCGGCCGTCTCTTCCTGCCCGTGGTCTATGGCTTGGCCCTGGTGGTGGGCGTGGCGGGCAACGCCCTAGTCGTGGTGGTGTACGCGTCGCCGCGGCGACTGCGGACGCTGACGGACGTGTGCATCCTGAATCTCGCTGTGGCTGATTTACTCCTCCTCTTCACGCTGCCCTTCTGGGCGGCTGATGCCGTGCACGGCTGGCAGATCAACGTGGCCGCCTGCAAGCTCACCTCCTTCCTCTACACCACCAACTTCAGCTGCGGTATGCTGCTGCTAGCCTGTATTAGTGTGGACCGATATCGGGCACTGGCACACAATAGTGGAGGCCGGGCAGGGAGTGGCCCACGGGCCAGGAGACAATGGATAttagtgtgtgtctttgtgtggacCACAGCTATTTGCCTGGGCCTGCCTGACATGGTGTTCTTCACGGTGAAGAACACATCCCACCGGCTGGCTTGCACAGCCATCTATCCCAGCAGCATGGCCCGACCGGCCAAGGCTGCCTTGGAGCTGCTGGAGGTGCTGCTGAGCTTCCTGCTGCCTTTCCTGGTAATGGTGGTGTGTTACTGCTTGGTGGGCCGGGCGCTGGTTAGGGTCGGAGCCGGGGTGcgcagggagaagaggaggcggGCCCTGCGGGTGCTGCTGGCCGTGGTGGGGGTGTTCCTGTTCACCCAGCTGCCCTACAATCTGGTGAAGCTGTGGCGGACGCTGGACGTCATCTACGGCCTGGTGACCGACTGTGACCTCAGTAAAGGTCTGGACCAGGCTCTCCAGGTGACGGAGAGCCTGGCGCTCACACACTGCTGCATCAACCCAATGCTCTACACCTTCATAGGCTCCTCCTTCAGAGGGTACGTCCTCAGGGTCGCCAAGAGCCTAGGACAGTGCCTCGGGGGGAGAATGCGCGGTGGTCGCCATGGCAACGAGGAGCCTGCTGTGGAGATCTCGCTCAATACACATAATTCCGGcgggcacacacactcacactctgtTTCGGAGGACGAGGACACCAGCACCTTCACCATCTAA